Proteins from a genomic interval of Dama dama isolate Ldn47 chromosome 1, ASM3311817v1, whole genome shotgun sequence:
- the ACAD8 gene encoding isobutyryl-CoA dehydrogenase, mitochondrial isoform X2 encodes MLRGTCQRAGAWLKGLRRGPRGPAESARRGVVSCIDPSMGLNEEQKEFQKVAFNFAAREMAPHMAEWDQKELFPVDMMRKAAQLGFGGVYVRTDVGGAGLSRLDTSVIFEALATGCTSTTAYMSIHNMCVWMIDRFGSEEQRQRLCPPLCAMEKFASYCLTEPGSGSDAASLVTSAVRRQDHYILNGSKAFISGGGEADIYVVMCRTGGPGPRGISCVVVEKGTPGLSFGKKEKKVGWNSQPTRAVIFEDCAVPVANRIGEEGQGFLIAMKGLNGGRINVASCSLGAAHASVVLTRDYLKVRKQFGEPLANKQYLQFQLAEMATRLVASRLMIRTAAMALQEEREDAVVLCSMAKLFATDECFAICNQALQMHGGYGYLKDYAVQQYVRDSRVHQILEGSNEVMRMLISRSLLQE; translated from the exons atgctGCGAGGAACCTGCCAGCGCGCCGGGGCGTGGCTGAAGGGGCTGCGCCGCGGGCCCCGGGGCCCCGCCGAGAGCGCCCGGAGGGGCGTCGTCTCCTGCATCGACC CTTCCATGGGACTAAATGAAGAGCAGAAAGAGTTCCAGAAAGTGGCCTTCAACTTTGCTGCCCGCGAGATGGCGCCGCACATGGCAGAGTGGGACCAGAAG GAGCTGTTCCCTGTGGACATGATGCGGAAGGCAGCGCAGCTGGGCTTCGGGGGGGTGTACGTTCGGACAGACGTCGGAGGGGCGGGCCTCTCGCGGCTGGACACCTCCGTCATCTTTGAAGCCTTGGCCACGGGCTGCACCAGCACCACGGCCTACATGAGCATCCACAA CATGTGTGTCTGGATGATCGACCGCTTCGGGAGTGAGGAGCAGCGGCAGCGGCTATGCCCGCCGCTCTGCGCCATGGAGAAGTTCGCCTCCTACTGCCTCACCGAGCCAG GGAGTGGGAGCGACGCCGCCTCCCTCGTGACCTCTGCCGTGCGACGACAGGATCATTACATCCTCAATGGCTCCAAG GCCTTCATCAGTGGTGGCGGCGAAGCTGACATCTACGTAGTCATGTGCCGCACAGGAGGGCCGGGCCCCAGAGGCATCTCCTGCGTAGTGGTGGAAAAGGGGACCCCTGGCCTCAGCTTCggcaagaaggagaaaaag GTGGGGTGGAACTCACAGCCGACCCGAGCGGTGATCTTTGAAGACTGTGCCGTCCCGGTGGCCAACAGGATCGGGGAAGAGGGCCAGGGCTTCCTCATCGCCATGAAGGGCCTGAATGGCGGGAGGATCAATGTCG cctcctgcTCCCTGGGAGCCGCTCACGCCTCGGTCGTCCTCACTCGAGACTACCTCAAGGTCCGGAAGCAGTTTGGAGAGCCTCTGGCCAATAAACAG TACCTGCAGTTCCAGCTGGCCGAGATGGCGACCAGGCTGGTGGCCTCACGGCTGATGATCCGCACTGCGGCCATGGCTCTGCAGGAGGAGCGGGAGGATGCGGTGGTCCTGTGCTCCATGGCCAAACTCTTCGCTACGGACGAATGCTTTGCA ATCTGCAACCAGGCCCTGCAGATGCACGGCGGCTATGGCTACCTGAAAGACTATGCCGTCCAGCAGTACGTGCGGGACTCTCGGGTCCATCAGATCCTTGAAG GCAGCAACGAAGTGATGCGGATGCTGATCTCGAGGAGCCTGCTACAGGAGTAG
- the ACAD8 gene encoding isobutyryl-CoA dehydrogenase, mitochondrial isoform X1, which produces MLRGTCQRAGAWLKGLRRGPRGPAESARRGVVSCIDRKARRWQAQSSWPRRPWLRIGACGAASMGLNEEQKEFQKVAFNFAAREMAPHMAEWDQKELFPVDMMRKAAQLGFGGVYVRTDVGGAGLSRLDTSVIFEALATGCTSTTAYMSIHNMCVWMIDRFGSEEQRQRLCPPLCAMEKFASYCLTEPGSGSDAASLVTSAVRRQDHYILNGSKAFISGGGEADIYVVMCRTGGPGPRGISCVVVEKGTPGLSFGKKEKKVGWNSQPTRAVIFEDCAVPVANRIGEEGQGFLIAMKGLNGGRINVASCSLGAAHASVVLTRDYLKVRKQFGEPLANKQYLQFQLAEMATRLVASRLMIRTAAMALQEEREDAVVLCSMAKLFATDECFAICNQALQMHGGYGYLKDYAVQQYVRDSRVHQILEGSNEVMRMLISRSLLQE; this is translated from the exons atgctGCGAGGAACCTGCCAGCGCGCCGGGGCGTGGCTGAAGGGGCTGCGCCGCGGGCCCCGGGGCCCCGCCGAGAGCGCCCGGAGGGGCGTCGTCTCCTGCATCGACCGTAAGGCCCGCCGGTGGCAGGCTCAGTCCAGTTGGCCGCGCCGCCCCTGGCTCCGCATAGGCGCGTGCGGAGCAG CTTCCATGGGACTAAATGAAGAGCAGAAAGAGTTCCAGAAAGTGGCCTTCAACTTTGCTGCCCGCGAGATGGCGCCGCACATGGCAGAGTGGGACCAGAAG GAGCTGTTCCCTGTGGACATGATGCGGAAGGCAGCGCAGCTGGGCTTCGGGGGGGTGTACGTTCGGACAGACGTCGGAGGGGCGGGCCTCTCGCGGCTGGACACCTCCGTCATCTTTGAAGCCTTGGCCACGGGCTGCACCAGCACCACGGCCTACATGAGCATCCACAA CATGTGTGTCTGGATGATCGACCGCTTCGGGAGTGAGGAGCAGCGGCAGCGGCTATGCCCGCCGCTCTGCGCCATGGAGAAGTTCGCCTCCTACTGCCTCACCGAGCCAG GGAGTGGGAGCGACGCCGCCTCCCTCGTGACCTCTGCCGTGCGACGACAGGATCATTACATCCTCAATGGCTCCAAG GCCTTCATCAGTGGTGGCGGCGAAGCTGACATCTACGTAGTCATGTGCCGCACAGGAGGGCCGGGCCCCAGAGGCATCTCCTGCGTAGTGGTGGAAAAGGGGACCCCTGGCCTCAGCTTCggcaagaaggagaaaaag GTGGGGTGGAACTCACAGCCGACCCGAGCGGTGATCTTTGAAGACTGTGCCGTCCCGGTGGCCAACAGGATCGGGGAAGAGGGCCAGGGCTTCCTCATCGCCATGAAGGGCCTGAATGGCGGGAGGATCAATGTCG cctcctgcTCCCTGGGAGCCGCTCACGCCTCGGTCGTCCTCACTCGAGACTACCTCAAGGTCCGGAAGCAGTTTGGAGAGCCTCTGGCCAATAAACAG TACCTGCAGTTCCAGCTGGCCGAGATGGCGACCAGGCTGGTGGCCTCACGGCTGATGATCCGCACTGCGGCCATGGCTCTGCAGGAGGAGCGGGAGGATGCGGTGGTCCTGTGCTCCATGGCCAAACTCTTCGCTACGGACGAATGCTTTGCA ATCTGCAACCAGGCCCTGCAGATGCACGGCGGCTATGGCTACCTGAAAGACTATGCCGTCCAGCAGTACGTGCGGGACTCTCGGGTCCATCAGATCCTTGAAG GCAGCAACGAAGTGATGCGGATGCTGATCTCGAGGAGCCTGCTACAGGAGTAG
- the ACAD8 gene encoding isobutyryl-CoA dehydrogenase, mitochondrial isoform X3 yields the protein MGLNEEQKEFQKVAFNFAAREMAPHMAEWDQKELFPVDMMRKAAQLGFGGVYVRTDVGGAGLSRLDTSVIFEALATGCTSTTAYMSIHKLPFPSVCLCPRLLGALSMCVWMIDRFGSEEQRQRLCPPLCAMEKFASYCLTEPGSGSDAASLVTSAVRRQDHYILNGSKAFISGGGEADIYVVMCRTGGPGPRGISCVVVEKGTPGLSFGKKEKKVGWNSQPTRAVIFEDCAVPVANRIGEEGQGFLIAMKGLNGGRINVASCSLGAAHASVVLTRDYLKVRKQFGEPLANKQYLQFQLAEMATRLVASRLMIRTAAMALQEEREDAVVLCSMAKLFATDECFAICNQALQMHGGYGYLKDYAVQQYVRDSRVHQILEGSNEVMRMLISRSLLQE from the exons ATGGGACTAAATGAAGAGCAGAAAGAGTTCCAGAAAGTGGCCTTCAACTTTGCTGCCCGCGAGATGGCGCCGCACATGGCAGAGTGGGACCAGAAG GAGCTGTTCCCTGTGGACATGATGCGGAAGGCAGCGCAGCTGGGCTTCGGGGGGGTGTACGTTCGGACAGACGTCGGAGGGGCGGGCCTCTCGCGGCTGGACACCTCCGTCATCTTTGAAGCCTTGGCCACGGGCTGCACCAGCACCACGGCCTACATGAGCATCCACAA gctgcctttcccttctgtctgtctctgtcctcGCCTCCTGGGTGCGCTCAGCATGTGTGTCTGGATGATCGACCGCTTCGGGAGTGAGGAGCAGCGGCAGCGGCTATGCCCGCCGCTCTGCGCCATGGAGAAGTTCGCCTCCTACTGCCTCACCGAGCCAG GGAGTGGGAGCGACGCCGCCTCCCTCGTGACCTCTGCCGTGCGACGACAGGATCATTACATCCTCAATGGCTCCAAG GCCTTCATCAGTGGTGGCGGCGAAGCTGACATCTACGTAGTCATGTGCCGCACAGGAGGGCCGGGCCCCAGAGGCATCTCCTGCGTAGTGGTGGAAAAGGGGACCCCTGGCCTCAGCTTCggcaagaaggagaaaaag GTGGGGTGGAACTCACAGCCGACCCGAGCGGTGATCTTTGAAGACTGTGCCGTCCCGGTGGCCAACAGGATCGGGGAAGAGGGCCAGGGCTTCCTCATCGCCATGAAGGGCCTGAATGGCGGGAGGATCAATGTCG cctcctgcTCCCTGGGAGCCGCTCACGCCTCGGTCGTCCTCACTCGAGACTACCTCAAGGTCCGGAAGCAGTTTGGAGAGCCTCTGGCCAATAAACAG TACCTGCAGTTCCAGCTGGCCGAGATGGCGACCAGGCTGGTGGCCTCACGGCTGATGATCCGCACTGCGGCCATGGCTCTGCAGGAGGAGCGGGAGGATGCGGTGGTCCTGTGCTCCATGGCCAAACTCTTCGCTACGGACGAATGCTTTGCA ATCTGCAACCAGGCCCTGCAGATGCACGGCGGCTATGGCTACCTGAAAGACTATGCCGTCCAGCAGTACGTGCGGGACTCTCGGGTCCATCAGATCCTTGAAG GCAGCAACGAAGTGATGCGGATGCTGATCTCGAGGAGCCTGCTACAGGAGTAG
- the ACAD8 gene encoding isobutyryl-CoA dehydrogenase, mitochondrial isoform X4, producing MMRKAAQLGFGGVYVRTDVGGAGLSRLDTSVIFEALATGCTSTTAYMSIHKLPFPSVCLCPRLLGALSMCVWMIDRFGSEEQRQRLCPPLCAMEKFASYCLTEPGSGSDAASLVTSAVRRQDHYILNGSKAFISGGGEADIYVVMCRTGGPGPRGISCVVVEKGTPGLSFGKKEKKVGWNSQPTRAVIFEDCAVPVANRIGEEGQGFLIAMKGLNGGRINVASCSLGAAHASVVLTRDYLKVRKQFGEPLANKQYLQFQLAEMATRLVASRLMIRTAAMALQEEREDAVVLCSMAKLFATDECFAICNQALQMHGGYGYLKDYAVQQYVRDSRVHQILEGSNEVMRMLISRSLLQE from the exons ATGATGCGGAAGGCAGCGCAGCTGGGCTTCGGGGGGGTGTACGTTCGGACAGACGTCGGAGGGGCGGGCCTCTCGCGGCTGGACACCTCCGTCATCTTTGAAGCCTTGGCCACGGGCTGCACCAGCACCACGGCCTACATGAGCATCCACAA gctgcctttcccttctgtctgtctctgtcctcGCCTCCTGGGTGCGCTCAGCATGTGTGTCTGGATGATCGACCGCTTCGGGAGTGAGGAGCAGCGGCAGCGGCTATGCCCGCCGCTCTGCGCCATGGAGAAGTTCGCCTCCTACTGCCTCACCGAGCCAG GGAGTGGGAGCGACGCCGCCTCCCTCGTGACCTCTGCCGTGCGACGACAGGATCATTACATCCTCAATGGCTCCAAG GCCTTCATCAGTGGTGGCGGCGAAGCTGACATCTACGTAGTCATGTGCCGCACAGGAGGGCCGGGCCCCAGAGGCATCTCCTGCGTAGTGGTGGAAAAGGGGACCCCTGGCCTCAGCTTCggcaagaaggagaaaaag GTGGGGTGGAACTCACAGCCGACCCGAGCGGTGATCTTTGAAGACTGTGCCGTCCCGGTGGCCAACAGGATCGGGGAAGAGGGCCAGGGCTTCCTCATCGCCATGAAGGGCCTGAATGGCGGGAGGATCAATGTCG cctcctgcTCCCTGGGAGCCGCTCACGCCTCGGTCGTCCTCACTCGAGACTACCTCAAGGTCCGGAAGCAGTTTGGAGAGCCTCTGGCCAATAAACAG TACCTGCAGTTCCAGCTGGCCGAGATGGCGACCAGGCTGGTGGCCTCACGGCTGATGATCCGCACTGCGGCCATGGCTCTGCAGGAGGAGCGGGAGGATGCGGTGGTCCTGTGCTCCATGGCCAAACTCTTCGCTACGGACGAATGCTTTGCA ATCTGCAACCAGGCCCTGCAGATGCACGGCGGCTATGGCTACCTGAAAGACTATGCCGTCCAGCAGTACGTGCGGGACTCTCGGGTCCATCAGATCCTTGAAG GCAGCAACGAAGTGATGCGGATGCTGATCTCGAGGAGCCTGCTACAGGAGTAG